In Hyphomicrobium denitrificans ATCC 51888, the DNA window CATCTTCGTGTTTTTGCCTTCGTCCTCGAGCACGATGGTGATCAGCGTTTCGTGTCCAGGCTTGCCCTTTTCGTCGAGCCATGCGTGCGTCAGCACGATGCGGCTGCCTTCGACGATCTCAACGTAGTGGCCCTGCACGCGGAAGTCGGCGCCGCCCAGCGAGAGCATGCGGGCATACCAGCTGCCGCCTTCCCGGAAATCGGTTCGAGCCGCCGGTATCGCGTAACCCCTCGGCGCCGACCATTTCGCGAGATGATCCGGCGTCGACCACATGCGATAAACGAGCATGCGCGGTGCGTTATAGACGCGCTCGATTTCGACCGACAGCGCCGACCGTTGTTCATCACGCTGATCACTTGCTTTTAGTTGGACCACGCTTTTTCTCCGTTGCCTGCGGCTCGCGCGAACCCGCATCGAGCCGCTCGAATTCTTGCTCCCAGAATTTCCGGTATTGTCCCATCCACTCGTTGGCATCCTTCAGCGCGGACGCTTCGAGACGGCATGGCCGCCATTGCGCCGAGCGCCCGCGCGCGATGAGACCCGCGCGTTCGAGAACTTTCAGATGCTTCGAGATGGCGGGGAGGCTCATGTCGAAAGGTTCGGCCAATTCCGATACCGACGTTTCGCCGTGGGTCAGTCGCGCAAGGATTGCGCGCCGGGTCGGGTCCGCGAGAGCGGAGAACGTTTCGCTGAGGCGATCGGAGGCCATCTTACTTATCCATTAAGTTAAATAACTATATAGCTAAATAAGGACGCGTGACCCTGCCGTCAAAGGTTCAAAACGAAAAGCACCGATCCGGACTGGCAATATCGGAAGCGAAACTTCAAAGCCAAGTGCTCGCACGACAAAACACGCGGGAAATCGTGCCGGTAAAAATGCAAAAGCCCCGCTCGGCGGGCGCACAAGCGCTCCGCGGGCAGGGCTTCATATATGAATTGTCTGGGTTTCTCGGTTGGCTAGTGTCGCGTTTCGCGTCTCAGCCGTTCGATCTCGTCTTTTAGTCTCAACTTCTCTTGTTTCAGTCGGCGGATCTCGATGTCGTCCGAACCTGGACCCGCGACCACCTGATCGATCCGCTCTTCAAGGACCCGGTGCTTTTCCGCGAGTTCTGCAAGATGAGCCGTAATCGCCATCATTTGCCTCCAAAAGAGATTGCAGATGTAAGAATCCTGCCACACGTTTCGAAGGTTGTCCAACGCCTCGGAGCATTGATTTGGAAGATTTGAACTCCATTGCATAGCAATCGTCCGTGTGCGCGTTAGAGATTTGTGAAATAGTTTCACGCGATTAGAGTCATCCTTGAGGCATCTCGCGTTTGCCAGTTGCCAGATCAAAAGCAATCGCCCAAAACGCTTCGAGCGACTGGGCGGGGTAGGGCATTTGCGATGGAGCGGCGCGACGAACGCGAGCTCAGGGAAGAGTTGGTGAACTTGCGGGCCGAGCACAGAAAGCTCGACTGCGAGATCGTGTCACTTGAAGACAACCCTCTGGCCGACCAACTTCTTGTCAAACGGCTGAAGAAAAAGAAGCTCGTCTTGAAGGATCGCATTACACAGATCGAAGACAAGCTGCTTCCCGACATCATTGCCTAAGCGGCCGGATCGTCAGGCTGGCGAGGCAGTTTCGAGGCCTTGCGCGTTAGTTCTTCATGAGTTCGACATTTCCTCCGGTTGATAGCTGGCTCTATCCGAGCGAGGCCGGTCTCTTTTGCGAGCCCGGAGGTTTTTATATCGACCCGCACCGGTCGGTGGATCGCGCGATCATCACGCACGGTCACAGCGACCATGCGCGCTCCGGCCACGGCGCAGTGCTCGCGACGCACGAAACGATCGAAATCATGAAAGTGCGCTATGGCGAAAATTGCGCCGGCGCATTCCAGCCGCTCAAGCTCGGTGAGATGATCACGATCAATGGCGTCGGCGTGCGTCTTGCGCCGGCGGGGCACATTCTGGGATCCGCGCAGGTCGTCCTCGAGTGGGCCGGAAAGCGCGCGGTCATCTCGGGCGACTACAAACGCGCGACCGATCCGACGTGCACCCCCTTTGAGCTCGTGCCGTGCGATGTCTTCGTGACCGAGGCGACGTTCGCGCTACCCGTGTTCCGCCACGAGAAAGCTGCGCACGAGGTCGAAAAGCTCTTAGGCTCGATGGCGGCGGAGCCGGATCGCCCGCATCTCATCGGCGCGTACAATCTCGGCAAATGCCAGCGCATGATCCGCGTCATCCGTGACGCCGGATATTCCGAGCCGATCTATCTGCACGGCGCCGTCATCGCGTTGACCGAGCTGTACAAGCGACTAGGTGTCGATCTCGGAGACGTGCGGCCCGCCACGACGGAAGATGCGAAATCGCTCAGCGGCGGCATCGTGATGTGTCCGCCGTCGGCGCTCGGCGATCGCTGGTCGCGGCGTTTCGGCGATCCGGTCAACGCGTTTGCGAGCGGCTGGATGCGCGTTCGCGGGCGAGCGCGCCAGCACGGCGTCGAGCTGCCTCTCGTCGTTTCCGATCACGTCGATTGGCCGGAGCTGATCGCGACTGTGACGGACGTCGGCGCGGAAGAAATCTGGGTGACGCACGGCCGCGAAGATGCGCTCGTCCACTATCTCGCGACGCGAGGCATCAAGGCCCGCGCGCTGGCGCTGGTCGGGCGCGAGGAGGAGGCCGAATAGCCATGCGCGCTTTCGCCCGCCTGCTCGACTGTCTCGTCTATACGCAAAGCCGCAATCGCAAGACGGCGCTGCTCGCGCGTTATTTCCGGTCGACGCCTGATCCGGATCGCGGCTGGGCCTTGGCGGCGCTGACGGACGGAATTCCGATCCGATTGCCGCTGCGGCGCATGGTGGGCGATCTCACCGGTCGTTTCATCGATCCCATTCTGTATCAGCTCTCACGGGATTACGTCGGCGACACGGCGGAGACCGTCGCGCTGCTCTGGCCGGACGAGCCGGTGGATTTGATGCGCGTTGAAACTACCTCCTCCGATCCTTCACCGCAGGGAGTGGAACGAGAGGAGGAATCCGCTGTCCCCTCGACGACGAGGGGGCGGGCGCGGCGTGAAAAGCTCGACGATAAATCGCGGCAACTGTCTCTGGATTTCACCCCCACCCCTGACCCCTCCCCGCGAGGGGGAGGGGAAAATGAGACAGCGCCTTTAGCGCGCAAAGAACATAAGCAGGAGCGTCGCGCGATCGCTGTGAACGTGGATGATCGCCGATCGCAAGACGACACCCGTTCAGCTTCTCAACCCCGCTCGGAGATCACAGATCGGGCGCGGAGCGACGTCGGGCACAATTCGGGAGAGCCGGCGTATCTTTCGCTTGGAAACATCATCGGCGAAATGGCGAACGGGACGGCGGCCGAACGCACCGTGCGTCTCGGGCAGTTCCTGAATGCACTCGATGCCTCTGGGCGATGGGCGCTTCTGAAGTTGCTCGGCGGCGCTCCGCGTGTCGGCGTTTCGGCGCGTCTCGCACGCACGGCGCTGGCGGAAGCCTACGGACGCGACGTTTCCGAGATCGAGGAAATCTGGCACGCGCTGGAGCCGCCGTATCTCGATCTCTTCGCGTGGCTCGACGGCAAAGCCGAGCGTCCCGATCCCGGTTCGAAGCCGGTGTTTCGTCCCGTCATGCTCGCGCATCCGGTCGAGGAAGAGGATTGGCCGAAGCTCGCGCCGGAAGATTTCATCGCGGAATGGAAATGGGACGGCATCCGCGTGCAGATTTCGGCGCGCGGCGGCGACGTGCGCATGTTCTCGCGCCAGGGCGACGACATCTCGGGGACTTTTCCGGAAATTCGCAGCGCCTTCGAAGGGCACGATTGCGTCGTGGACGGAGAATTGCTGATCATGCGCGATGGCGAGATCGCGCCGTTCAACGACTTGCAGCAGCGTCTCAACCGCAAAGTCGTGACGGCGAAAATGATGACGGCCTTCCCGCCGCACGTCAGGCTGTACGATCTGCTGTTCGATGGGCCGGAGGATTTACGCGCGCTGCCGTTCAGCGAGCGCCGGGCGCGGCTCGAGACGTGGCATGCGCGAGAGCATCCGCGATTGACCGACGTGTCGCCGCTCGTCGGCTTCACCACGTTCGACGATCTCAACGTGCTTTGGTCGTCGTCGCGCGCCGAGGGCATCGAAGGCCTGATGCTGAAGCGTCGCGACAGCGCGTATCAAGCGGGCCGGATCAAGGGCCAATGGTGGAAATGGAAGCGCGCCGCGCTGACGCTCGATTGCGTGCTGATGTACGCGCAGCGGGGCTCCGGCAAGCGGTCGTCGTACTATTCCGACTACACGTTCGGCGTCTGGCAGGAGGATACCGGCGGAGAGCGTCAGCTCGTGCCCGTCGGCAAGGCGTATTCCGGCTTCACCGACGAAGAGCTGCTGCTTCTCGACCGTTGGATCAGAAACAACACCGTCGAGACTTTTGGGCCGGTTCGCGCCGTCGCGCCGGGTATCGTGTTCGAGGTGGCGTTCGATGCGGTGCATGTGTCGACGCGGCACAAGTCGGGTGTGGCGATGCGCTTTCCGCGTATTCATCGCATCCGCTGGGATAAGCCCGCGGCGGAAGCCGACACGCTGGAGACGGTTCTTCGCCTCGTGAGTGGCGGTGCCGAGGTTACCGCTGAAGGCTCAGCTGACATCGAGGAACGCTGATCGCTTCGTCATAGTCGGCGAAGGTCGGCACCGAGCCAAGCCTGTCGAAGGCGCGATATTGAGCCTTCTCGATCCGCAAAAATTCGACCGTCGCTTAAATCACGCCTGGTTCGCTCCCCCCGCCCCTAACCCCTCCCCGCCAGGGGGAGGGGAATTGGAGTGGAGAGGGAAAGACACGGGGGGGGCGCTAGCGTCTAGCTGCGTCAGGCATCATATGAAGCGTATGGGCTTCAGGACGGGCTTCACTTCGGGCCTCGCGGTGGCCGAAAAACTGGATAATCCTTGTAAATACGGGTTTTCTGCTGTACCGACGCGCTTTCCCTGATTTACGGATTCCGTTAATTCCGATGCGTAATTAGGATTACGTAATCGGTCCCGAATTTCCCCTTTGCGAGCCGTGACTTATGACCAAAGCCAAGCCGTTAGTCGGAATCATCATGGGCAGCCAGTCGGACTGGCCGACGATGAAACACGCCGCCGACGTGCTGGGCGATCTCGGCGTTGCCTATGAGACGAAGATCGTGTCGGCGCATCGGACGCCCGAGCGGCTCTATTCGTTCGCTAAGGGCGCGAAGGCGGCGGGTCTCAAAGTGATCATCGCGGGTGCGGGCGGCGCGGCGCATCTGCCCGGCATGACCGCTTCAATGACGACGCTTCCGGTGCTCGGCGTTCCGGTCGAGAGCAAGGCGCTCAAAGGCCAGGACAGCCTCTATTCGATCGTTCAAATGCCGGCCGGCGTGCCCGTCGGAACGCTCGCGATCGGTGACGCCGGCGCGAAAAACGCCGGACTGCTCGCGGCGCAGATTCTGGCGTTGGCCGACGAAGCGCTGGCGGGGCGGCTTGAAGACTGGCGGCGGCGGCATACCTCGGAAGTTGCCGAGACGCCGGCGCAAGGATGACAGCCAACGCCATGACTGCACTTCCTCCCGGCTCGACGATCGGAATCCTCGGCGGCGGACAACTCGGCCGCATGCTGGCGATGGCCGCGGCGCGGCTCGGATTCAGATCGCACATCTACGCGCCGGAAGCCGACAGCCCAGCGTTCGAGGTCGCGACGGCGCATACGATCGCCGCCTACGAAGATGAAGCCCAACTCGCGGCATTCGCGAAGGCTATCGACGTCGCGACGTATGAGTTCGAAAACATCCCTGTTGCAACAGTCGAGTTCCTGTCGCGGCAGATCCCTGTTCGGCCGGGCGCGAAAGCTTTGGCGTGTGCGCAGGACCGGCTCAACGAAAAGTCGCTGGCACGCGAGCTTGGCGCGGTAACGGCGGAATTCGCAACGATCGACAGCCTCGCCGATCTTGAAAAAGCACTCGACGGCGGGTTCGCCATTCCGTCCGTTTTGAAGACGCGCCGCTTCGGCTACGACGGCAAGGGGCAGGCAAAAATCCTCGCGCGCAAAGATGCGGCCGCAGCGTGGGCCGCGATGCGCGATGCGCCGTCGATCCTCGAGTCGTTCGTCGACTTTCGCGCGGAAGTTTCGATTGTCGCGGCGCGCGCAGCCGACGGAACGTTCGCGGCTTTCGACGTCACCGAGAACGAGCATCGCAATCACATCCTGCATCGCTCGGTCGCTCCGGCGCGGCTTGCGCCGGATGTCGCCGATGAGGCGATCGTGACGACGCGGAAGATTGCGGAGCGGCTCGATTACGTCGGCGTGTTCGCGATCGAATTCTTCGTCGTTTCCGACAACGATCGCGACCGTCTGTTCGTGAACGAGATGGCACCGCGCGTGCACAATTCCGGACACTGGACGATCGACGGGGCGCTAACCTCGCAGTTCGAACAGCATATCCGCGCCGTCGCCGGCTGGCCGCTGGGAGCGACCGATCTCAAGGCAGCTGGCGCCGAGATGATCAACCTGATCGGCGATGACATTCTGGCGTGGTCGGAGATTGCGGCCACGCCCGGCTCGTTCTTTCATCATTACGGAAAGAGGGACGTCCGCCCGGGCCGCAAGATGGGGCACGTCAACAGGCTCCTGACCGCCGCTCCGGGCTGAGCAAGCCTGCAGCCAGCCAGCCGGGGCCAGGCAAAAACGGCCCTGGTCATCGCTGCGCCCTCCGGCCTTTCGCCCGATTGCCAATCTTCACCGTGTTTGCTAGAAGGGCTGAAGAAATCCACGCTAGCTCTGGTGGCGAAGCCCCGGAGCTGGTGTTTTTGTGCATTCAAACCGTCGAAATTCTATAGAGGATACAACCGCTTGCAGGTTCTCGTTCGCGATAACAATGTTGATCAGGCTCTGAAGGCGCTCAAGAAAAAGCTGCAGCGCGAGGGCGTCTTCCGTGAAATGAAGCTTCGCGGACATTTCGAGAAACCTTCCGAGAAGAGAGCGCGCGAAAAGGCGGAAGCCGTGCGCCGCGCCCGCAAGCTGGCTCGCAAGAAACTGCAGCGCGAAGGTCTTCTGCCGAGCAAGCCCGCAACGGCTCGCGGTGGTCCGGGCGGCAAGGGCGGTCCGGGTGCCGGTCGTGGTCCGGGTGCCGGTGGCGCGGGCGGCGGTTTCCGCGGCGGCCAGTCGGGCGGCGGATTTAACAGCGGCAGCGGCGGCGGTTTCAATAGCGGTAGCGGAAGCAGCAGCGGCGGCAGCAGCTTCTAAGACGTCCGGTATTTCTGTGCGGAATTTGAAAAGGCTCGCGATGTTTCGCGGGCCTTTTTCATTTGGCGCTCAATTATTTTGCGCTCATTCCGCGGCGGTCGCCTGCGCTGCGCGCAACTTGTCGATCCAGCCGTTGATGATCGCAAACGTCGTCTCGTCGTGCACCGCATGTCCGACACCCGGAAGCGTGACGATTTCCTTCGGCTCGTTGGCGGCCGCGAACACACGCCGGCCCATCCCGACCGGCACGACGTCGTCGGCTTCGCCGTGCACGACGAAGATCGGCGCGTGGACGTCGCGGATGTAGCGCAGCGACTCGTATCGATCCTTCAGCAGCAAGCTGACCGGCAGCCACGGATAGAATTGCTCGGCGAGATCCACCATCGACGTGAAGGGGCTGTCGAGGATCACGCCCGAGACTTTTTTGTCGGTCGCGACCTGCGCGGCGACGCCGGTACCGAGCGACTCTCCATAAAGAATGACGTCGCGCGGGCTGACGCCTTCGTTGAGCAGCGCATCGTAAGCGAGCTTGGCGTCCGCGATGTTCGCCACTTCCGACGGCAATCCGGTCGAGCCGCTATAGCCGCGATAGGACAGCATGAAGATGCCGCGTCCGCGGTTGAGATAGCGGCGGATGCTGACACTTCGGTATTCGAGCGCGCCGCCGTTGCCGTGAAAATAGAGAAGCGTCGGCTGTCCGGGCTGCGCCTTGCCGTACCAGGCGATCAGCTTTTCGCCGTCAGGCGTCGTGAGGATGCGCTCTGCAACATCGGGAAGCCCGGCCGCCTGCGGAAGCGTGCGGGATGGCTCCGGGAAATAGATGAAGCGGCGTTGGGCATAGTACATCACTGCAGAGGCGACCGCGTAAAGTCCAACGCCGATGATGATGATGGTCTTGAGCAAGACTGCGCCTCAGGCTGTCGCAGCGCGGAATTCAAGTTCAGATCGTCGGTGTTCACAAAGTGTCCTAGCGCACCAAATATCCGATGCGGTTTCCGCAACGCTCGCGAATGGCTTCCAGTGCCGCAAATATATCGAGACCATGCATCGGTACGCCGGTTTCGATGACCTGTTGCTGATTTTGACGTTGCAGTTCGAGATAGATCGGTTCGGCGGTTTTGTGAAGCATCGCGACGACGGCGACGGTTTTCCGCGGCATGTTCGAGGGGACGCGCGGGAACACCGACGATAGCGTCTGCTTCGCGCCTTCGGAGAAATGCGAGGAAAAGCGCCCGAGCAACGCCACAAGCTTGATCGCGGAGGTTTCTTCGAAGCGATAGTTGTAGCGCTCCATCCACTCGAAAATCTTGTCCATCGTGAAATCCTGCAGCCTGATGTTGGCTGTCTCACGATAGTCCTGCCATTCGGCGACGAGGTCGAAGCTCGATTCCATGTCGATGTCGGCGGGCGCGAAGGTCATATCGGTTGCAACGCCGACGCGATCGAGAAAATCGCGGTTCTTGCGGCCGATGTGCGTCGGATACTTCGGTAGAATAACGCTGCCTTCGCTCGCCTGCGAAAACGCCAGCCGCACCAGCTTCGAGCAGAAGAGATTGCGTGTCTCGTCCGTGCGCATCGAGAAGTCGTACAGGATGCGCTTGCCACCTCTGACGCGCGAGGCCGCGACGTAATCGAAAATCGATTTTGCCGCGCGCGCCGCGAAGTCGGCGTCGCGATTGCGGTAAAGCACGGCGCGCACGATGTGGTGGTCGAGCGACTTGCCGAGCGCGTTGATGATCGCGCCGTCCTCGATCAGGCTTTCCACCATCCAGTGGCTGCCCTGCTCGTCGATGTGAACGATGCCGATATGGCTGAACTGGCTGTCGACGTCGCCGATGCGTGCGATGGCGGCGCTGTTGTGCGCGCGCCCGCGAACGAGAATGACGTCGCCCGACTGGAACGCCACCGACCTGCCGTCGCGATAGAATGCGTAGTTGATCAGGGTGTTGTTTTCTTCGCCCGTGAAGCCGCGCAGCAGATAGCCCGGATCGCTGGTATTCGGCTCCATGCTCGCGATTTCGCCGAGCATGTCCGACACATAGCGCAGCACGCGGAAGACGTCGCGAAAGCCCTGGACGGCGGCGGGCGTCATCAGGCCCAGCATTTCGTAATGCGCCAGTTTCTCGCGCAGGCCGACGCGCAGGTCGAAGATCCGGTACATGACCGCGGGCGCGACTCTGGCGATGCTTACGACGTCATAGTCGTCGAAGCGGGCGGCGGCGGCCTGTTCGTAGATGCAGTTCAGGTTGCGTTCGAGGAGCGCCGAACTGGTGACAGGCGAAGCAGCGAGGATCTCGATTCGCTCAAGATCATTTTCAAATGACGACGACGCCACGGGAGCCAACACGCAAAACCCTCAACCACGGAATGCTGCGCTTATAGCAGACCAAGACAGCTGTCGCGCAGGGTGTGCAGCGATGGCTGCACACCTGTTGCAGATCAGCCCCGGACGGCGCGCAGAAGGTCCTAATGGGCGAGCGCTTTAACAATCTCTTCCGTCATTTTCTTGGCGTCGCCAAGGACCATGACGGTATTGTCGCGGTAGAAGACCGGGTTGTCGATACCCGCATAGCCGGACGCCAGCGAGCGCTTGTTGAAGAACACGGTCCCGGCTTTCCAGACCTGCAGGACGGGCATTCCGTAGATCGGAGAGGTCTTGTCCTCTTCCGCCGCTGGGTTGACCACGTCGTTGGCGCCGATGACGTAGACGGCGTCGGCCTGGGAGAACTCGCTGTTGATGTCTTCTAGCTCGAAGACCTCATCGTAGGGGACGTTGGCTTCCGCCAGCAGCACGTTCATGTGGCCCGGCATACGTCCCGCGACCGGGTGGATGGCGTATTTGACCTCGACACCCTTCTTCTTCAGGGCATCGGCCATTTCGCGAAGGGCGTGCTGGGCCTGAGCGACCGCCATGCCGTAGCCCGGGACGATGATGACCTTGCCGGCGTTGCCGAGCACGTAGGCGGCGTCTTCGGCCGATCCGAGCTTGACGGGTTTCTGCTCGCCGCCACCTGCGGCCGCTGCCGTCTCGCCGCCGAAGCCACCGGCGATCACCGACAGGAACTGGCGGTTCATGCCCTTACACATGATGTAGGACAGGATGGCGCCGGACGAGCCGACGAGCGCGCCGGTGATGATGAGCGCGATGTTGCCGAGCGTGAAGCCGATGCCGGCGGCGGCCCAGCCCGAATAGGAGTTCAGCATCGAGATGACGACCGGCATGTCGGCGCCGCCGATCGGGATGATGATCAGGATGCCGACCAGCAAGGAGAGCAGCACGATCAGCCAGAACAGGAACGCCGATCCGCCGGACTGGATGAAGCTGTAGATCACGAAGATCAGGATCAGGCCCAGCGCCGCATTGATGAGATGACGCGCGGGGAGAAGGATCGGCTTGCCGGACATACGTCCAGACAGCTTGGCGAACGCGATAACCGAGCCCGTGAACGTGATGGCGCCGATGGCGACACCGAGCGCCATTTCGAACAGGCTACCGCCCTTGATGCCGAGCGCGGGATTGGCCGGATCGACCAAAATACCGAACGCCGACGGCGCGTAGAGGGCGCTGGCCGCAACGAACACGGCGGCAAGACCGACGAGCGAATGGAAGGCCGCGATCAGCTCGGGCATCATCGTCATCGGGATTTCGCGCGCCGTCTTGGCGCCGATGAAGCCGCCGATGCCGAGGCCGAGAACGATCAAGATCCAGGATGTCGCCGTCGGCGCCGCGAGACCGAGCGTCGTCAGGATAGCGAGCGTCATGCCGATGATGCCGAACAGGTTGCCCTGTCGCGATGTCGCCGGGCTCGACAAGCCTCTCAGCGCCAGAATGAAGAGCACGCCCGCGGCGAGGTAGGATAATGCGGCGACGTTGGCGCTCATGACGGTATCCTTTGACGGCAGGGGATTTCGGAGTTCATGGCGGAGGTGCGCATCAGTTCAGCGCCTCCGTGCGGCTCTCGGGAAATTCTTCAGCGACAAAATTCGGGTAAGCTTCGCGCAGAAGCGCGATCTGCTGCTGTTCGCTGACCCGCACGAGATACCAGGTCTCGTCGTCGATCAGCGCCAGGGTGTGCGTTGAGACTTTGAAGCGCTTGCCATCGATGGCGAGCGCAACCTCGGTCGGGATCAGAGCATAGGGCTCGCCTTGCGGCGTCTCTTTGAACGCAGCGTTCTGGACGTCCATGCTGAACGCTTCGAACGGAGCTTCCTCCAGCGCCGATTTCAGCAGTTGCAGCATCGTTTCGCGAATGACGGCGGCATCGACATTGGACTTCTTGGCGAGAAGGTCGAAAATTCTCGGCGGCACGGTTTGCGAAATGCGGTCAATGTTGGCGGACTTGATGGCACCGTTGAAATCGCTGACCGTCGCCGAAAGCGACGCCTTCTCGGCATCGTTCAGCCCGCGCGCATGACTTGCGCCAGCCAGCGCCAGCGTGAAGGCGATGGCCGCGCCGAAGATGCGGAAAATCGCGCCGAGCCCGGTCATTTCTTCGGGGCGTCTTTCTTCTTGTACATGGAGAGCATGCGATTGGTGACGAGGAAGCCGCCGAAGATGTTCACGGACGCCATCATCAGTGCGAGGAAACCGAAAATCTTGGCTACCACGCTGTCGGCGGCCGTCAGCGAGACGCCGACAGCCAGCAAGGCACCGACGACGATGACGGAAGAAATCGCGTTGGTGACGCTCATCAACGGCGTGTGCAGCGCGGGGGTCACCGACCAGACCACGTAGTAGCCGACGAAGATCGCGATCACGAAGACCATGAATTCATAGACCGCGGGGCTGACGAGACCGCCGCCCTCCGATGCGAAGGCCGCGGTCGGCAGCAACAGCGCCGCGATCAGCGCGGGAAGAAAAGCGCGCCCTTTGGGGGTTGGGTGAAGCGCCTGGAGAGATGGTC includes these proteins:
- a CDS encoding NAD(P)(+) transhydrogenase (Re/Si-specific) subunit beta translates to MSANVAALSYLAAGVLFILALRGLSSPATSRQGNLFGIIGMTLAILTTLGLAAPTATSWILIVLGLGIGGFIGAKTAREIPMTMMPELIAAFHSLVGLAAVFVAASALYAPSAFGILVDPANPALGIKGGSLFEMALGVAIGAITFTGSVIAFAKLSGRMSGKPILLPARHLINAALGLILIFVIYSFIQSGGSAFLFWLIVLLSLLVGILIIIPIGGADMPVVISMLNSYSGWAAAGIGFTLGNIALIITGALVGSSGAILSYIMCKGMNRQFLSVIAGGFGGETAAAAGGGEQKPVKLGSAEDAAYVLGNAGKVIIVPGYGMAVAQAQHALREMADALKKKGVEVKYAIHPVAGRMPGHMNVLLAEANVPYDEVFELEDINSEFSQADAVYVIGANDVVNPAAEEDKTSPIYGMPVLQVWKAGTVFFNKRSLASGYAGIDNPVFYRDNTVMVLGDAKKMTEEIVKALAH
- a CDS encoding proton-translocating transhydrogenase family protein, encoding MPKGPSLQALHPTPKGRAFLPALIAALLLPTAAFASEGGGLVSPAVYEFMVFVIAIFVGYYVVWSVTPALHTPLMSVTNAISSVIVVGALLAVGVSLTAADSVVAKIFGFLALMMASVNIFGGFLVTNRMLSMYKKKDAPKK